In the genome of Segatella copri, one region contains:
- a CDS encoding helix-turn-helix domain-containing protein, translated as MELLIKEILKRKGISVKELSQQLGVTRDACYKYINGNPTIKVLDRIAKVLDVDVRSLINGKDGKNFCASDDVKGKV; from the coding sequence ATGGAATTGCTGATAAAGGAAATATTAAAGCGTAAAGGTATATCTGTGAAGGAATTAAGCCAACAGTTGGGCGTAACTAGAGACGCTTGTTATAAATATATTAATGGAAATCCTACCATCAAAGTTTTGGATAGGATAGCTAAAGTGTTAGATGTAGATGTAAGGAGTCTGATTAATGGTAAGGATGGAAAAAATTTTTGTGCATCAGACGATGTAAAGGGAAAGGTATAA
- a CDS encoding HU family DNA-binding protein: MINYSIVMRSVNANLLEINQAKSRINQAKQEGKNPEKKDLDLVKTEKQNAFAISQYTDVMTIEKFAKHITSHGSVYSRADISAILYMAVDCMREMLLEGKKIRLGDLGDFSLLLGSKGAETADKFTAQNITQVKVQWEPGKEFKNLIDDAEFNLVASRSAQAAVLKAIKEGKTNVDLNLPIDPDGGDDGNGGSTTTGGGSNAGGSGTTGSEGGGTTGSEGDNKGDTGTSGGNTDAGSNGDNVQITL; encoded by the coding sequence ATGATTAACTACAGCATCGTAATGCGCAGCGTGAACGCAAACCTTTTGGAGATCAACCAGGCAAAGTCACGCATCAACCAGGCTAAGCAGGAGGGTAAGAATCCTGAGAAGAAGGACCTTGACCTCGTGAAGACCGAGAAGCAGAATGCGTTCGCCATCTCGCAGTACACCGATGTGATGACCATCGAGAAGTTTGCCAAGCACATCACTTCTCACGGCAGTGTGTATTCTAGAGCTGACATCAGCGCCATCCTCTACATGGCAGTGGACTGCATGAGAGAGATGCTGCTCGAGGGCAAGAAGATTCGTCTGGGTGATTTGGGCGATTTCTCTCTCCTGCTCGGCTCCAAGGGCGCAGAGACTGCCGACAAGTTTACGGCGCAGAACATCACCCAGGTGAAGGTTCAGTGGGAGCCTGGCAAGGAGTTCAAGAACCTGATCGACGACGCCGAGTTCAACCTCGTGGCTAGCCGCAGCGCTCAGGCTGCCGTGCTCAAGGCCATCAAGGAGGGCAAGACCAACGTTGACCTCAACCTGCCTATCGACCCTGATGGCGGCGACGACGGCAACGGCGGAAGTACCACTACTGGCGGCGGAAGCAATGCAGGCGGCAGCGGAACCACCGGCTCCGAGGGCGGAGGAACCACCGGTTCTGAAGGCGACAACAAGGGTGACACGGGTACTTCCGGCGGCAATACCGATGCCGGTTCTAACGGCGACAACGTGCAAATTACTCTCTAG
- a CDS encoding transposase → MTIQRKINFTQMERYGTHCEQTYRTNFNRGRAKCIDWVKFNLALCRRYLNMDGLLAIAIDPSYISKSGKKTPHIGTFWSGCASSMKHGLEIMGLALVDVHANSCMMLRAHQTPSTGELKMRNMTLVQHYIAVIKRYKKDLLKVTDIVVADAFFSIRPFVDGIKECGFHLVSRFRDTASLYYVYTGPRSNKPGRPKTLDGKINYKKLDLTRMAELHIEGLEGTAYTLIAYSKALKQKVRLVIWVMPNGKHKLFFSTKTSMSGEEVLRTYRSRFQIEFCFRDAKQYTGLTHCQARHKNQLDFSYNASFASQNVAKVMMKENELPYSMASFKEIMASTYIAKLIFNKCRRIPNRKLISHTIKELFGWQRKAA, encoded by the coding sequence ATGACGATACAAAGAAAGATAAATTTCACTCAAATGGAGCGTTACGGCACCCATTGTGAGCAGACCTACAGAACGAACTTCAACCGTGGTCGTGCTAAATGCATAGACTGGGTGAAGTTCAACCTTGCCCTATGCCGACGTTACTTGAATATGGATGGTCTATTGGCTATAGCCATCGATCCGAGCTACATCAGCAAGTCGGGTAAGAAGACTCCGCATATCGGTACTTTCTGGTCCGGTTGTGCAAGTTCCATGAAGCATGGGCTTGAAATCATGGGGCTTGCACTTGTCGATGTCCATGCCAACAGTTGCATGATGCTGCGCGCCCATCAGACTCCATCTACTGGAGAATTGAAAATGCGTAACATGACTCTCGTGCAACATTACATAGCGGTCATCAAGCGTTATAAGAAGGATTTGTTGAAGGTCACCGATATTGTTGTCGCTGACGCTTTCTTCTCTATCCGTCCGTTTGTGGACGGAATCAAAGAGTGCGGTTTCCATCTTGTCAGCCGCTTCAGGGATACTGCGAGCCTATATTATGTGTATACGGGACCTCGTTCCAATAAGCCTGGACGTCCCAAGACACTTGACGGAAAAATCAACTACAAGAAACTTGACCTCACACGTATGGCAGAGTTGCATATTGAAGGACTTGAAGGCACAGCCTACACACTCATAGCCTATTCAAAGGCATTGAAGCAGAAAGTGCGCCTTGTCATTTGGGTTATGCCGAACGGAAAACACAAGCTTTTCTTCTCAACAAAGACATCCATGTCGGGTGAGGAAGTGTTGCGCACATACCGCTCAAGATTCCAAATAGAGTTTTGTTTTCGCGATGCAAAGCAATATACTGGTCTTACGCATTGCCAAGCAAGACACAAGAACCAGTTGGACTTTTCCTATAATGCATCATTCGCATCACAGAATGTTGCGAAAGTGATGATGAAGGAAAATGAATTGCCGTATTCCATGGCTTCTTTCAAGGAGATTATGGCAAGCACATACATCGCTAAATTAATTTTCAACAAGTGTCGGAGAATACCGAACCGAAAGTTAATTAGTCATACTATCAAAGAACTCTTTGGCTGGCAACGTAAAGCTGCTTAG
- a CDS encoding calycin-like domain-containing protein, with amino-acid sequence MKKILMVIVAMFGIVAMSNAATTAATEMGISTLAATTVDYVGDFTKVDMNGSTKAPVKDKVTTVVSDGATISSLVSEAFQVGKMPGTIKITASNLTIDPSTGNFSGACTVTLKIWGSTDYAGTISGTIANGKLVYDVKCLATWLGIAFDTAVTFEGNE; translated from the coding sequence ATGAAAAAAATATTAATGGTAATCGTTGCAATGTTTGGAATCGTTGCAATGTCAAATGCCGCAACAACAGCGGCTACAGAGATGGGTATTAGCACATTGGCAGCTACTACAGTTGACTATGTTGGTGACTTTACAAAAGTTGACATGAATGGCAGCACTAAAGCCCCTGTGAAAGACAAGGTAACTACTGTTGTTTCAGATGGAGCAACTATTAGCAGCCTTGTTTCTGAGGCTTTTCAGGTTGGTAAGATGCCAGGTACTATTAAAATTACAGCATCTAATTTGACAATTGATCCTTCTACAGGTAATTTCTCGGGAGCTTGCACTGTTACCTTGAAGATTTGGGGGTCAACTGACTATGCAGGAACAATTAGTGGTACTATAGCAAATGGCAAGTTGGTTTATGACGTAAAATGCCTTGCTACTTGGTTAGGTATTGCATTCGATACTGCTGTAACTTTCGAAGGTAATGAGTAA
- a CDS encoding DNA cytosine methyltransferase: MNLISLFSGAGGFDLGFQMVGFKIIIANEIDSKICPTFRANFPDVHLIEGDIRKLSPSDFPDDIDGIIGGPPCQSWSEAGSLKGINDARGQLFYDYIRILKDKQPLFFVAENVSGMMAARNAEAVKNFLALFNEAGYDVNLQMLNANDFDVPEDRDRVFYVGFRKDLGIKEFVYPTPQNHRPTLREAIWDLKDSAIPAKEKNHSNGDACKVPNHEYFIGAFSPIFMSRNRVRAWDEPGFTVQASGRQCQLHPQAPKMIKVEKNLQKFVPGKEHLYRRMSVREVARVQTFPDDFKFIYTDVNMGYKMIGNAVPVNLAYHMAMQIKKTLESRGIKSKRA, encoded by the coding sequence ATGAATTTGATCAGTTTGTTTTCAGGAGCTGGAGGTTTTGATTTAGGCTTCCAGATGGTAGGTTTCAAGATAATAATAGCAAATGAAATTGACTCCAAAATTTGCCCCACCTTCCGTGCCAACTTCCCCGATGTTCATCTCATCGAGGGAGATATTCGAAAGTTGAGTCCATCTGATTTCCCAGATGATATTGATGGAATCATCGGCGGTCCTCCTTGCCAGTCTTGGAGCGAAGCGGGCTCGTTGAAGGGAATCAATGACGCACGAGGACAGCTCTTTTATGATTATATCCGCATATTGAAGGATAAACAGCCGCTCTTCTTCGTAGCTGAGAATGTATCAGGAATGATGGCTGCCCGCAATGCTGAGGCTGTTAAGAACTTCCTGGCACTCTTCAATGAGGCTGGATATGATGTGAATCTTCAGATGTTGAATGCCAACGATTTTGATGTTCCCGAAGACAGAGACCGAGTGTTCTATGTAGGTTTCAGAAAAGATTTGGGCATCAAGGAGTTTGTTTATCCTACGCCGCAGAACCATCGCCCTACGCTTCGTGAGGCAATCTGGGACTTGAAGGATTCGGCAATTCCTGCCAAGGAGAAGAATCATAGCAATGGTGATGCTTGCAAGGTGCCAAACCACGAATACTTTATAGGTGCTTTCTCACCCATCTTCATGTCGAGAAACCGAGTAAGAGCATGGGATGAACCTGGATTTACGGTACAGGCTAGCGGTCGCCAGTGCCAGCTCCATCCTCAGGCGCCGAAGATGATTAAGGTAGAGAAGAATCTGCAGAAGTTTGTGCCTGGCAAGGAGCATCTCTATCGCCGTATGTCGGTAAGAGAAGTAGCTCGGGTTCAGACATTCCCTGATGATTTCAAGTTTATCTATACCGATGTGAATATGGGTTATAAGATGATTGGTAATGCCGTGCCGGTGAATCTTGCCTATCATATGGCGATGCAGATTAAGAAGACGCTTGAATCACGGGGAATCAAGAGCAAGAGGGCATAG
- a CDS encoding DUF4903 family protein, which yields MKIKKYFIAFFLVLTGFIVLSSCSSDQEITEGNADEALVESAKNYLNGDIVLSTKATMSGVDKTLLATGCPTKFKFQWSGTDKQTFNISLLGFTVGAMGMTINFKCDVKCTELNSWEQKEYSGSGWIKFKGENGSCWGQNEDGSDFDGDGSNGSVVKGSFIQGYYNVNTHQIQFVVSYNMMNVRSECFLQTIDKNRINNYAAEFKQYEKDLAAYKKEHGIK from the coding sequence ATGAAAATCAAAAAGTATTTTATTGCTTTCTTCTTGGTCTTAACAGGTTTTATTGTCCTTTCTTCTTGCTCTTCTGATCAAGAAATTACAGAAGGTAATGCTGACGAGGCTTTGGTCGAAAGTGCCAAAAACTATCTGAATGGAGACATTGTTCTTAGCACAAAAGCGACAATGAGCGGTGTCGATAAAACGTTGCTTGCAACTGGCTGTCCTACGAAATTTAAGTTTCAATGGAGTGGAACTGACAAACAAACTTTCAACATATCGTTGTTAGGCTTTACTGTAGGTGCCATGGGTATGACCATCAATTTTAAGTGTGATGTTAAGTGTACAGAACTGAATTCATGGGAACAAAAAGAATATTCCGGAAGCGGTTGGATTAAGTTCAAAGGTGAGAATGGTTCTTGCTGGGGACAAAATGAAGATGGCTCAGATTTCGATGGTGATGGTTCAAATGGCTCTGTTGTCAAAGGTAGTTTTATACAAGGCTATTATAATGTTAACACGCATCAAATTCAGTTTGTTGTAAGCTATAACATGATGAATGTACGTTCAGAATGTTTCTTGCAAACAATAGACAAGAATCGCATCAACAATTATGCAGCTGAATTTAAACAGTACGAAAAAGACTTGGCTGCGTATAAAAAGGAGCACGGAATCAAATAA
- a CDS encoding smalltalk protein, translating into MMKKETWKMVIQIAISILTAIATSLGVTSCM; encoded by the coding sequence ATGATGAAAAAGGAAACCTGGAAAATGGTGATTCAGATAGCCATCAGCATCCTGACGGCCATCGCTACCTCGCTCGGCGTTACGAGCTGCATGTAA
- a CDS encoding TonB-dependent receptor codes for MKTIRNVMLIGLLLILALPVAAQRKVKFGIFDKATEQPVIGAVITYADNEKLKSPQRVVTNMDGEATISVPQSDKCYYQVVSVGYNPLNGTIGSDSSLKLFMTEDVMKVNEVVVTGSRTARPIKLSPVSTQVLGGKELVDAGYADLTKALQQETPGMNIQKVGFGNEISMQGLDARHVLFLQDGERLTGDMAGNLDYERFNLHAIDRIEIVKGASSTLYGSRASGAVINLITKKTTKPIDIQAGVRWGQMNETNYKNPSQKDFLYMFEKNADRPNLQSWVSAGFNAGKVTSQTDVWYSSSDAFYMYQAENDKKVYTQEANPWLDHDVTITSVASRPPMGIEGTEHISVSQKVFYDPFKNLEILAYGSAFYMNTYDLIQDMTFSQARDWTAGTKIKYSFKDWFKITASLHGDFYDRFKRHERIDERTKVYKSRIFQPRLSITSQKFEGHDLILGIEHLSDDLTSDRFNGDASHIMRTRSLKETEAFLQDEWTMNDHWMVSAGVRTNFSRAFGLMAMPKIAFKWSPSDHWAWRANYSMGYRSPSIKELFFNWDHLGMFMIKGNEDLKPEKNNYVSLGTEYSNDNFFISGNVYGNFFRKKIEGVWRIYDMQYNFEYTNLAKQNLIGLETIMRWHFLNHFTMNATYSYVNVSKTDGIQVNTTSPHAATASLDYKYNKKNYRLGATFSASYMGEKKFDVQDRLSVNGESHDAYFRCQLPQYVLCNLSVIQTFYNKVKVTVGVDNIFNYVPKTLGSGITMFNVPATAGAKAHVQVEVLVDELVKAFRKKK; via the coding sequence ATGAAGACAATTAGAAATGTAATGCTTATCGGCTTACTGCTGATACTCGCCCTCCCTGTCGCTGCGCAGCGAAAGGTGAAGTTCGGTATCTTCGACAAAGCCACTGAGCAACCAGTCATCGGCGCAGTCATCACCTACGCCGACAACGAGAAATTGAAATCGCCACAGCGTGTTGTTACCAACATGGATGGTGAGGCTACCATCTCGGTGCCTCAGAGTGACAAGTGTTATTACCAGGTGGTATCCGTGGGCTATAACCCTCTGAATGGAACCATCGGAAGCGACAGCTCCCTCAAGCTCTTCATGACCGAGGACGTGATGAAGGTGAACGAGGTGGTGGTTACAGGTTCCCGTACCGCCCGACCTATCAAGCTCTCGCCAGTGAGCACGCAGGTGCTCGGCGGTAAGGAACTGGTAGATGCAGGCTATGCCGACCTGACCAAGGCTCTGCAGCAGGAGACACCGGGTATGAACATCCAGAAGGTGGGTTTCGGCAACGAAATCTCCATGCAGGGCTTGGATGCCCGCCACGTGCTCTTCCTGCAGGATGGCGAGCGATTGACGGGCGACATGGCGGGTAACCTCGATTACGAGCGTTTCAACCTCCATGCCATCGACCGCATCGAAATCGTGAAGGGTGCCAGCAGTACCCTCTACGGAAGCCGTGCATCGGGTGCCGTCATCAACCTCATCACCAAGAAGACTACCAAGCCTATCGATATTCAGGCTGGTGTACGCTGGGGACAGATGAACGAGACCAACTACAAGAATCCTTCCCAAAAGGATTTCCTGTATATGTTTGAGAAAAACGCCGACCGCCCGAACCTGCAAAGCTGGGTGTCGGCAGGATTCAATGCAGGCAAGGTAACTTCGCAGACCGACGTGTGGTATTCTTCGAGCGATGCCTTCTACATGTACCAGGCAGAGAACGACAAGAAGGTCTATACCCAAGAGGCGAACCCTTGGCTCGACCACGACGTGACCATTACCAGCGTGGCTTCCCGTCCGCCAATGGGCATCGAGGGTACAGAGCATATCTCGGTATCGCAGAAGGTATTCTACGACCCTTTCAAGAACCTGGAGATTCTTGCCTACGGTAGTGCGTTCTATATGAACACCTACGACCTCATTCAGGACATGACCTTCAGTCAGGCGCGTGACTGGACAGCTGGAACCAAGATTAAGTACTCCTTCAAGGATTGGTTCAAGATTACCGCCTCCCTTCATGGCGACTTCTACGACCGCTTCAAGCGCCACGAGCGTATCGACGAGCGTACCAAAGTGTATAAAAGCCGTATCTTCCAGCCTCGCCTCTCCATCACCTCGCAGAAGTTCGAGGGCCACGACCTCATCCTCGGTATCGAGCACCTGAGCGATGACCTGACGAGCGACCGATTCAACGGCGATGCCTCCCACATCATGCGCACCCGTTCATTAAAAGAGACGGAGGCTTTCCTGCAGGACGAGTGGACGATGAACGACCACTGGATGGTTTCGGCAGGTGTGAGAACCAACTTCAGCCGTGCCTTCGGACTGATGGCGATGCCTAAGATTGCCTTCAAGTGGAGTCCTTCGGATCACTGGGCATGGAGAGCCAACTATTCGATGGGCTACCGTTCGCCAAGCATCAAGGAGCTGTTCTTCAACTGGGACCACCTCGGCATGTTCATGATTAAGGGTAACGAGGACCTGAAGCCTGAGAAGAACAACTACGTGAGTCTGGGCACAGAGTACTCGAATGATAACTTCTTCATCTCGGGCAATGTGTATGGCAACTTCTTCCGCAAGAAGATTGAGGGCGTATGGCGCATCTACGACATGCAGTATAACTTTGAATATACCAACCTCGCCAAGCAGAACCTCATCGGACTGGAGACCATCATGCGCTGGCACTTCCTCAACCACTTCACGATGAATGCCACCTACAGCTACGTGAACGTGAGCAAGACGGATGGCATCCAGGTGAACACCACTTCGCCTCATGCTGCTACGGCGAGCCTCGACTATAAGTACAACAAGAAGAACTACCGACTGGGTGCCACCTTCTCGGCAAGCTACATGGGTGAGAAGAAGTTTGATGTGCAGGACCGCCTCTCTGTAAACGGCGAGAGCCACGATGCCTACTTCCGCTGCCAGTTGCCTCAGTATGTTTTGTGCAACCTGTCGGTGATTCAGACCTTCTATAATAAGGTGAAGGTGACGGTGGGTGTGGATAACATCTTTAACTATGTGCCAAAGACCCTGGGTTCGGGCATCACCATGTTTAACGTGCCAGCCACGGCAGGAGCCAAGGCGCATGTGCAGGTGGAAGTGTTGGTAGATGAATTGGTAAAAGCATTTAGAAAGAAAAAATAA
- a CDS encoding HmuY family protein, producing the protein MTSCVSYEAEDFTGHTLPRKTGYSTGVTNDWLYFDLKTGHRYNVLNPNQSVIAFIDGKPIEEYFHYKGTAKLVKYWSEGVQKNIFEDAERDENGDTIFTKNQATGKLTYKTVKRQASSIMVMENMEDDPNTMAYPATEWDLAFNGYQLRTNSGTSGPGKGGAADLGYGEYDKWTSKAQVDAYLAEHNMTFAVDDSASVYVTMSQNDWNKYCIANKLDMNENPWFDPNNGPAKQLVSGNPVLEKAMSFSGPPPVYTPSFHTYVIRSWDGERYYKLQIISWYDANVQIGDEGGRISYYLDELK; encoded by the coding sequence ATGACGAGCTGCGTATCTTATGAGGCAGAGGACTTCACAGGTCATACCTTGCCCCGAAAAACAGGTTATAGCACGGGTGTTACCAACGACTGGCTCTATTTTGACCTGAAGACGGGACATCGCTATAATGTGCTGAATCCTAACCAGAGTGTCATCGCCTTTATAGACGGCAAACCAATAGAGGAGTATTTCCATTATAAAGGTACTGCCAAACTCGTAAAGTATTGGAGCGAAGGTGTGCAGAAGAACATCTTCGAGGATGCAGAGCGTGATGAGAACGGCGATACCATCTTTACCAAGAATCAAGCTACAGGCAAGTTAACCTATAAGACGGTAAAAAGACAGGCCAGCAGCATTATGGTGATGGAGAACATGGAGGATGACCCCAATACGATGGCTTATCCTGCTACGGAGTGGGACCTCGCCTTCAATGGTTATCAGCTCCGCACCAACAGTGGAACGAGCGGACCAGGCAAGGGCGGAGCTGCCGACCTGGGCTATGGCGAATATGACAAGTGGACGAGCAAGGCGCAGGTAGATGCTTATCTGGCAGAACACAATATGACCTTCGCCGTGGATGATTCAGCAAGCGTCTATGTCACCATGTCACAGAACGACTGGAACAAGTATTGCATCGCCAACAAACTGGATATGAACGAGAACCCTTGGTTCGACCCGAACAATGGTCCTGCCAAGCAGTTGGTAAGCGGCAATCCGGTGCTCGAAAAGGCAATGAGTTTCTCGGGGCCACCTCCAGTATATACTCCTTCTTTCCATACCTACGTAATCCGTTCGTGGGATGGCGAGAGATATTACAAGCTCCAGATTATCTCCTGGTATGATGCCAATGTGCAGATAGGTGACGAGGGAGGAAGAATCAGTTATTACCTAGACGAACTGAAATAA